A part of Solibacillus sp. FSL H8-0538 genomic DNA contains:
- the nagB gene encoding glucosamine-6-phosphate deaminase translates to MNSFKWIEAKSYNDMSRLGAELFIQQLQEKPASVLGLATGGTPEGLYEELVRNYNDGKITFEQAVTFNLDEYVGVPVTNKGSYHYYMDEQLFQHVNMQSNNINIPNGNVTDLNASAEAYEALIQEAGGIDLQLLGIGVNGHIGFNEPSTSFTSTTHIVELTSSTREANQIYFEQPKDVPTHAITMGIQTIVQAKKIVVLISGASKQEAYDRLRSGDISEDFPASALHMHSDVTVIFTDIRNTQFSQE, encoded by the coding sequence ATGAATTCGTTTAAATGGATTGAGGCAAAAAGTTATAATGACATGAGCAGGTTAGGTGCTGAGTTGTTTATTCAGCAGCTACAAGAAAAACCAGCTTCAGTATTAGGATTAGCAACAGGCGGGACACCAGAAGGATTATATGAGGAGCTTGTTCGCAACTACAATGACGGTAAAATAACGTTTGAACAGGCAGTCACATTTAATTTAGATGAATATGTTGGTGTTCCAGTTACTAATAAAGGAAGCTACCATTACTATATGGATGAACAGCTTTTTCAACATGTAAATATGCAGAGTAATAATATTAATATTCCAAATGGCAATGTAACCGATTTAAACGCTTCTGCTGAGGCGTATGAGGCGCTTATACAGGAAGCAGGAGGAATTGACTTACAACTATTAGGAATCGGTGTCAACGGTCATATTGGCTTTAATGAGCCTAGTACATCATTCACATCGACAACACATATTGTGGAACTTACATCGTCAACACGCGAGGCAAATCAAATTTATTTTGAGCAACCAAAAGATGTGCCAACGCATGCGATTACAATGGGCATTCAAACGATAGTACAAGCAAAAAAAATTGTAGTATTAATCTCAGGTGCATCTAAGCAGGAAGCATATGACCGATTACGAAGTGGTGATATTTCAGAGGATTTCCCAGCAAGTGCACTCCATATGCATTCCGATGTAACAGTTATTTTTACGGACATTAGAAACACACAATTCTCCCAAGAATAG
- a CDS encoding phBC6A51 family helix-turn-helix protein → MTNKPTLDALKAKLTPGQLRAGELLLEKEYAPKGEKATYAEIAEQVGIDTSTLYHWRQNSDFVQYLAAVSDTKLDSARAAADAQLMRLVNGTSNNGMASIKALELYYKLIGKLVDKREVVSTPKETDAHDVDRIKAEIERLRGGN, encoded by the coding sequence ATGACAAACAAACCTACACTAGACGCCTTAAAGGCGAAGTTAACGCCAGGTCAATTACGAGCAGGCGAACTTTTACTCGAGAAAGAATACGCACCAAAAGGCGAGAAAGCGACCTATGCGGAAATTGCGGAGCAAGTCGGGATTGATACGAGTACGCTATATCACTGGCGCCAAAATTCAGACTTTGTTCAGTACCTTGCGGCGGTTAGTGATACGAAATTAGATAGCGCTCGCGCAGCTGCCGACGCTCAATTGATGCGCCTGGTAAACGGTACATCAAATAACGGCATGGCGAGCATTAAGGCGCTAGAATTGTACTACAAGCTAATCGGAAAACTAGTCGATAAGCGTGAGGTTGTATCAACGCCGAAGGAAACGGACGCACACGATGTTGACCGTATTAAAGCAGAGATCGAGCGCCTACGTGGCGGGAACTAA
- a CDS encoding VOC family protein, with protein MTTPFHKKPNMYTSHVQLKVSDLTRSLEYYTTIIGFEVLKQTEDTAYLTFDGKNSLLSLVEVANVQPLRGGYTGLYHFALLLPSRKDLGNIVQHFVELNVRVGASDHDVSEALYLNDPDGNGIEIYVDRDASEWTWNSEGYVHMTTEHLNFQPILAEADGKWGGLPIGTVMGHIHLSISDIAATEKFYTAVLDYEVVTRYGAQALFISTGKYHHHLGLNTWHSGGGVPAPANTVGLKSYTVVLEDAAYAEKVKANLQTAGYTVEHFEEAPAYGGTQLFSVVDPNGIRIVFTAEGE; from the coding sequence ATGACTACACCTTTTCATAAAAAACCAAATATGTACACTTCACATGTTCAATTAAAAGTTTCCGATTTAACACGTTCCCTTGAATACTACACAACAATTATTGGCTTTGAAGTGCTCAAGCAAACTGAAGATACAGCTTATTTAACATTTGATGGTAAAAATAGTCTTTTATCATTAGTAGAAGTAGCAAATGTACAACCATTACGTGGTGGTTACACTGGTCTTTACCACTTTGCATTACTTCTTCCCTCTCGCAAGGATTTAGGCAACATCGTTCAGCATTTCGTTGAATTAAATGTACGTGTCGGCGCATCAGATCATGATGTCAGTGAAGCACTTTATTTAAATGATCCGGATGGTAACGGCATTGAAATTTACGTTGACCGTGACGCATCAGAATGGACTTGGAATAGCGAAGGTTATGTACACATGACTACAGAGCATTTAAACTTTCAACCAATCCTAGCTGAAGCAGATGGTAAATGGGGCGGATTACCAATAGGCACGGTAATGGGACATATCCATTTATCAATTTCTGATATTGCCGCTACAGAAAAATTTTATACTGCGGTATTAGATTATGAAGTTGTCACTCGCTACGGCGCACAAGCTTTATTCATCTCTACAGGTAAATACCATCACCACCTTGGCTTAAACACTTGGCATAGTGGTGGCGGTGTACCAGCTCCTGCCAATACAGTAGGGTTAAAATCGTATACAGTCGTTTTAGAGGATGCTGCATATGCTGAAAAAGTGAAAGCTAACTTACAAACAGCTGGCTATACAGTTGAACACTTTGAAGAAGCACCCGCTTATGGTGGTACTCAATTATTCTCAGTTGTTGACCCAAATGGCATCCGCATTGTCTTTACAGCAGAGGGCGAATAG
- a CDS encoding B3/B4 domain-containing protein, translating into MNISLNASLSMVNDQLKIGIIHYTKIVVSQSPQMIKGRTQLYQENLFLEMQEQPVTERLGIQEWRKVWKAFGADPNRYRHSAESLMRRIAKQNYLTPFHSAVDLNNFFSLQYEIPIGIYDMAKLKGDINIALGDKITGYEGLNGRYNSLENILYTEDAEGPFGSPFVDSARTAVTEETTEALHIFYLRPSLSEGECSELLESSGKMFTQVSGGDFTFALLTTSNPTITLS; encoded by the coding sequence ATGAACATTTCATTAAATGCTTCACTTTCTATGGTAAACGACCAACTTAAAATCGGCATTATCCATTATACCAAAATTGTTGTCTCACAATCTCCTCAAATGATTAAAGGCCGTACACAGCTATATCAGGAAAACTTATTCCTGGAAATGCAGGAGCAACCTGTAACTGAACGCCTAGGCATTCAAGAGTGGCGTAAAGTATGGAAAGCATTCGGCGCTGATCCAAATCGTTATCGTCATTCTGCAGAAAGTTTAATGCGCCGCATCGCCAAGCAGAACTATTTAACACCGTTTCATTCAGCTGTTGATTTAAATAATTTCTTTTCACTGCAATATGAAATTCCAATTGGCATTTATGATATGGCTAAGCTGAAGGGGGATATTAACATTGCGTTAGGTGACAAGATAACTGGGTACGAGGGTTTAAACGGCCGCTATAATTCATTAGAAAATATTCTTTATACAGAAGACGCTGAGGGTCCCTTTGGCAGTCCGTTCGTTGATTCTGCACGTACAGCTGTAACCGAGGAAACAACGGAGGCACTACATATTTTCTATTTACGTCCTTCACTTTCTGAAGGTGAATGCTCGGAACTTTTGGAATCATCCGGTAAAATGTTTACGCAAGTTAGTGGCGGCGATTTTACATTCGCACTTCTTACAACTTCAAATCCGACCATCACTTTAAGTTGA
- a CDS encoding S9 family peptidase: MLKRLLSSILVLGLFVSLPLSTFANNTSTPANKEVDLAAINQNVRVTVEAFLEHAVTALTYQHGSEVMRAEVVDNWVNKGELKNLKANITQEEIARVLIRALGVEKAEKSLADYKKSANNLGLFKDISKDKRITPKDLELIFNNYKDVKNKAINDKGVQEISVEDFMKNPGNFGYQLSPDGNYISYASSWESRSNVFVKEMNSDNEPVRVTSSKDRDIAGFFWKDDNILYLKDNGGDENYHIYSSSFKGGKEKDLTPYPNVVAYPIDYLQGVENEILIMMNKEDSTAFDVYKLNVKTGETTLVAKNPGNIQGWLADSNGQIRMAIESDGVVGTILYRDSEDEAFKPFIMLEAGDTVSPIAFSKDNQSIYALSNKNRDKVELVKFDLKANEEVILSNPNVDISGALYSSSKDRLLFGAYVTDKAHYVFLDKEFEKIFNKIKDKLGVSESEFGINDYNKEMTKFIVSISSDKVFGKYYYYDSETDTMTELAELSSWLDPNKLADMNSISYKSRDGLTINGYLTVPNNKTSKNLPLIVVPHGGPWARDMWGFNPEVQLLANRGYAVLQVNFRSSTGYGKEFLEAGNKQWGLKIQDDITDGVQWAIDQGIADPERIGIYGASFGGYATLAGITFTPDLYAAAVDYVGVSNIFTLLETIPPYWESSLNMFYERVGHPEKDKELLTAVSPVFHVDKIKTPLFVAQGVNDPRVNKTESDQIVEALRARGVDVEYMLKENEGHGFANEENRIEFYNAMVTFFDRHLK, encoded by the coding sequence ATGTTAAAAAGATTGTTATCATCTATTTTAGTGCTAGGTCTCTTTGTATCTCTACCGCTTTCAACTTTTGCTAATAACACATCTACGCCAGCGAACAAAGAGGTTGATTTAGCAGCTATTAATCAAAATGTACGAGTTACAGTAGAAGCTTTTCTCGAACATGCAGTAACAGCTCTAACATACCAGCATGGCTCAGAAGTAATGAGAGCTGAAGTAGTCGATAATTGGGTAAATAAAGGAGAATTGAAAAATCTCAAAGCGAATATTACCCAAGAAGAAATTGCACGAGTTTTAATTAGAGCTCTCGGAGTTGAAAAAGCAGAAAAAAGTTTAGCAGATTACAAGAAATCCGCTAATAATCTTGGTCTTTTTAAAGACATTTCTAAAGATAAAAGAATAACTCCTAAAGATTTGGAATTAATTTTTAATAATTATAAGGACGTTAAAAATAAAGCCATTAATGACAAAGGGGTTCAAGAAATCTCAGTAGAAGATTTTATGAAAAACCCTGGAAACTTTGGTTACCAACTTTCTCCTGATGGGAATTATATTTCATACGCTTCATCATGGGAAAGCCGTTCAAATGTTTTTGTTAAAGAGATGAATAGTGACAATGAACCTGTGAGAGTGACAAGCTCTAAAGATCGAGATATTGCAGGATTCTTTTGGAAAGATGATAATATACTATACTTAAAAGATAATGGTGGGGATGAAAATTACCATATTTATTCTTCTTCTTTTAAAGGGGGGAAGGAGAAAGATTTAACGCCATATCCTAACGTTGTAGCATATCCGATTGACTATCTACAAGGTGTAGAAAATGAAATCTTAATCATGATGAATAAAGAAGATTCAACAGCTTTTGATGTTTATAAGTTGAATGTGAAGACGGGTGAAACAACGCTTGTCGCTAAAAATCCTGGGAATATTCAAGGCTGGCTTGCCGATAGTAATGGACAAATTAGAATGGCAATCGAATCTGATGGGGTAGTGGGTACCATTTTATACCGAGATTCAGAAGATGAAGCATTTAAGCCATTTATTATGTTGGAAGCAGGAGATACAGTATCTCCAATTGCCTTCTCAAAAGATAACCAATCCATTTATGCGTTATCTAATAAAAATCGCGATAAAGTGGAACTTGTTAAATTTGATTTAAAAGCTAATGAAGAAGTTATTTTATCCAATCCGAATGTTGATATATCAGGTGCTCTATACAGCTCTAGTAAAGATAGATTACTCTTTGGGGCATATGTAACTGATAAAGCTCATTATGTATTTTTAGATAAAGAATTTGAGAAGATCTTTAATAAAATCAAAGACAAGCTAGGTGTAAGTGAAAGTGAATTTGGCATTAACGATTACAATAAAGAAATGACGAAGTTTATAGTTAGTATTTCGAGCGATAAAGTTTTCGGAAAGTATTATTATTATGATTCAGAAACAGATACAATGACTGAATTAGCGGAGTTAAGTTCTTGGTTAGATCCAAATAAATTGGCTGATATGAATTCGATTTCTTACAAAAGTCGTGATGGCCTTACAATTAATGGGTACTTAACTGTTCCGAATAATAAAACATCAAAAAATTTACCTTTAATTGTGGTTCCACATGGGGGACCATGGGCACGCGATATGTGGGGATTCAACCCAGAAGTTCAGCTACTTGCTAATCGTGGCTATGCCGTACTACAAGTTAATTTCAGATCTTCAACTGGCTATGGTAAGGAATTCCTTGAGGCAGGAAATAAGCAATGGGGATTAAAAATCCAGGATGATATTACAGATGGTGTTCAGTGGGCAATTGATCAAGGAATTGCGGATCCTGAACGAATCGGTATTTACGGGGCATCGTTTGGTGGCTACGCAACATTAGCTGGTATTACGTTTACACCAGATTTATATGCAGCGGCTGTTGATTATGTTGGCGTTTCGAATATCTTTACTTTATTAGAAACGATCCCACCATACTGGGAATCTTCGCTCAATATGTTCTATGAGAGAGTCGGACATCCAGAAAAAGATAAAGAGCTACTAACGGCTGTATCACCAGTTTTCCATGTCGATAAAATTAAGACACCTCTTTTTGTCGCACAAGGTGTAAATGATCCACGTGTCAACAAAACAGAATCTGATCAGATTGTTGAAGCCTTAAGAGCAAGAGGTGTTGATGTGGAATATATGCTAAAAGAAAATGAAGGTCATGGATTTGCCAACGAAGAAAACCGAATCGAGTTTTACAATGCGATGGTCACATTCTTTGATCGTCATCTAAAGTAG
- a CDS encoding DUF2577 family protein translates to MPIEGDGGSKLLELIRRVGYSKPLDLLVGTVKKGFPDFEITLDKDGRTLDKDFFYVPRNLTRHKRVMTMRKCTDEYFGGEFPTNIRFASSNVNETMTPAGMGPHTHDITRVEMSDVQNEFEMVNVEVEYQDELREGDRVICIEMEEAMMFYILDVVKFYGD, encoded by the coding sequence TTGCCAATTGAAGGCGATGGCGGATCAAAGTTACTCGAGCTTATTCGCCGTGTTGGGTATAGTAAGCCGCTCGATTTATTAGTCGGAACAGTCAAAAAAGGCTTCCCCGATTTTGAAATTACACTTGATAAAGACGGACGTACACTCGATAAAGATTTCTTTTATGTGCCACGCAATCTAACACGCCATAAACGTGTAATGACAATGCGTAAATGCACAGATGAATACTTTGGCGGAGAATTTCCGACGAATATTCGCTTTGCCAGCTCTAACGTCAATGAGACGATGACACCTGCAGGAATGGGACCACATACGCATGATATTACGCGAGTGGAAATGTCCGACGTACAAAACGAGTTTGAAATGGTTAACGTTGAAGTCGAGTATCAAGACGAGCTGCGCGAAGGTGATCGCGTTATCTGCATAGAGATGGAAGAAGCGATGATGTTCTATATCCTGGACGTTGTTAAATTCTATGGCGATTAA
- a CDS encoding S66 peptidase family protein — MKIRPNRIQQGDTVGVVALSSPVNMEQLGDRLKIFQELGLRYKLGNTIAPFDGYLAGTDAERVADLHEMVRDSEVKGIFCVRGGYGLGRIADQIDYALLEENPKIIWGFSDVTYLHTAVNEFSDLVTFHGPMLSGGDAPLDELSKKMYQQLFNPMEIQYSEMIAPLQTIHEGVARGEITGGNLNRFTGTLGTKFEIDVRGKLLLMEDVGESIERIDSMLNQLRLARKLEQAAGFIIGSFTKLGNGETEEDVVSLIADYIRPFNKPAVAGFKIGHCEPNIGIPLGVDAILDANEKVLRILPGVQ, encoded by the coding sequence ATGAAGATCCGTCCAAATCGAATACAACAAGGGGATACAGTGGGTGTTGTGGCACTAAGTAGCCCAGTTAATATGGAACAGCTCGGCGACAGACTTAAAATTTTCCAGGAGCTCGGCTTACGTTATAAATTAGGAAATACGATTGCACCGTTTGATGGCTATCTAGCAGGTACGGATGCCGAACGCGTAGCCGATTTACATGAAATGGTTCGTGATTCAGAGGTGAAGGGAATCTTTTGTGTGCGTGGTGGCTACGGGCTTGGACGTATTGCAGATCAAATTGATTATGCCTTATTAGAGGAAAATCCAAAAATTATTTGGGGCTTTTCAGATGTGACATACTTACATACAGCGGTCAATGAATTCTCAGACTTAGTTACGTTCCATGGGCCAATGCTTTCGGGTGGTGATGCGCCTTTAGATGAACTATCAAAAAAGATGTACCAGCAGCTCTTTAACCCAATGGAAATTCAGTATAGTGAAATGATTGCACCGCTTCAAACGATTCATGAAGGTGTTGCGCGCGGCGAGATAACGGGTGGAAATTTAAACCGTTTTACCGGGACACTCGGGACGAAGTTTGAAATTGATGTGCGTGGCAAGCTGTTATTAATGGAGGATGTGGGTGAATCCATTGAACGTATCGATAGCATGCTCAATCAACTACGATTAGCACGAAAACTAGAGCAGGCGGCAGGCTTTATCATTGGTAGCTTTACGAAGCTTGGTAATGGTGAAACGGAGGAAGATGTTGTAAGTCTAATTGCTGATTATATTAGACCGTTTAATAAACCGGCTGTAGCCGGCTTTAAAATCGGTCACTGTGAACCAAATATCGGTATTCCACTTGGCGTTGATGCTATTTTAGATGCCAATGAGAAGGTACTTCGTATATTACCGGGAGTACAATAA
- a CDS encoding sporulation protein, with amino-acid sequence MSLFNKILASVGIGAATVDTKLQKSTYTAGDTVSGIVEIIGGNTEQQIDAIYLTLYTNYIKEVNDTKVTEQAAISKIQVNETLTIKANEKREIPFSFTLPFDVPVTAGQSRVWIHTGLDIKNAIDPNDKDFIDIQPTPLANSVLSAVQNLGFRLRKVDCEIAPAYLRRQTPIVQEFEFSPTNQTFRRRLDELELIFVSQTANSAEILMQIDRRARGLGSFLSEALDMDESHVRLSLHANDNIPSKIAEAIERYM; translated from the coding sequence ATGTCTCTATTTAACAAAATTTTAGCAAGTGTCGGTATTGGCGCAGCTACAGTGGATACAAAATTACAAAAGTCTACATACACTGCTGGCGATACAGTAAGTGGTATCGTAGAAATTATTGGTGGCAACACAGAACAGCAAATTGATGCCATTTACTTAACACTTTATACGAATTATATTAAGGAAGTAAATGACACAAAGGTAACTGAGCAAGCGGCTATTTCAAAAATTCAAGTGAATGAAACACTTACCATCAAAGCAAATGAAAAACGTGAAATTCCATTTTCCTTTACATTACCATTTGATGTCCCAGTTACAGCCGGTCAATCACGTGTTTGGATTCATACAGGGCTCGATATTAAAAATGCGATTGATCCAAACGATAAGGATTTTATCGACATTCAGCCAACACCGCTAGCTAATAGTGTGTTAAGTGCCGTACAAAACCTTGGTTTCCGTTTACGTAAAGTGGATTGCGAAATAGCGCCTGCTTATTTACGTCGCCAAACACCGATTGTACAAGAATTTGAATTTTCACCAACAAACCAAACGTTTCGCCGTCGTTTAGACGAGCTTGAACTTATCTTTGTCTCGCAAACAGCTAATTCAGCTGAAATTTTAATGCAAATAGACCGTCGTGCTCGTGGTCTTGGTAGTTTTCTATCAGAAGCACTTGATATGGATGAAAGTCACGTGCGTTTATCCCTTCATGCTAACGATAATATTCCATCAAAAATTGCAGAAGCAATTGAGCGTTATATGTAA
- the trmL gene encoding tRNA (uridine(34)/cytosine(34)/5-carboxymethylaminomethyluridine(34)-2'-O)-methyltransferase TrmL, whose translation MPNHIVLYQPEIPANTGNIARTCAGTNTSLHLIRPLGFSTDDKMLKRAGLDYWEHVNVVYHDSLEDFIAYAEGGDVYLIETYSDEPYTTHDFSDTTRDIYFVFGRETTGLPKDFAYERKDMCLRIPQSDHIRSLNLSNTAAIVIYEVLRQQNYPGLK comes from the coding sequence TTGCCAAATCATATTGTTTTATACCAACCAGAAATCCCTGCGAATACGGGAAATATTGCACGTACTTGCGCAGGAACAAATACATCACTTCATTTAATTCGTCCACTTGGCTTTTCAACGGACGATAAAATGCTAAAGCGTGCGGGTCTTGATTACTGGGAGCATGTGAATGTGGTGTATCACGATTCATTAGAAGATTTCATCGCCTATGCTGAAGGTGGGGATGTGTATTTAATCGAAACGTATAGCGATGAGCCTTACACAACACATGATTTTAGTGACACAACACGTGATATTTATTTCGTGTTCGGCCGTGAAACAACGGGCTTACCTAAGGATTTTGCATATGAACGAAAAGATATGTGTTTACGCATTCCGCAAAGTGACCATATCCGTTCATTGAATTTATCGAATACCGCAGCAATCGTAATTTATGAAGTGTTGAGACAACAGAATTACCCTGGATTAAAATAA
- a CDS encoding recombinase family protein has product MEYRKIGYARVSTKEQNEARQVDKLTEAGVSERDLYVDKASGKDFNREQYQIMKRVLRKGDILYVHSLDRLGRNKDEILDEWKDITKLIDADIVVLDMPLLDTTKHKDSVGTFVADLVLQVLSWIAEDERERIRKRQREGIDAAQKRGQHLGRPRKSFDTLEPTERTAFVGEYGRWKTGEQTAVETFNKLNLTKTTFYKLVKEYEAMAID; this is encoded by the coding sequence ATGGAATATCGTAAAATCGGTTACGCGCGTGTATCAACGAAGGAGCAGAATGAGGCTCGCCAGGTAGACAAATTGACAGAAGCAGGCGTGAGTGAGCGTGACTTATACGTGGATAAGGCGAGCGGTAAGGACTTCAATCGCGAACAGTATCAGATTATGAAGCGGGTACTCCGTAAAGGCGATATTCTGTACGTCCATTCATTAGACCGACTAGGGCGTAATAAGGACGAGATACTAGACGAATGGAAGGATATAACGAAGCTAATTGACGCTGACATAGTAGTTCTCGATATGCCATTACTAGATACAACGAAGCATAAAGACAGCGTCGGGACGTTCGTAGCTGACCTCGTATTGCAAGTGTTATCGTGGATTGCAGAAGATGAACGCGAACGTATTCGTAAGAGACAACGTGAAGGTATAGACGCAGCACAAAAGCGCGGCCAACATCTAGGACGCCCGCGAAAGTCATTTGATACACTAGAGCCAACGGAACGTACGGCATTTGTAGGCGAGTATGGAAGATGGAAAACAGGCGAACAAACGGCGGTTGAAACGTTCAATAAACTTAACTTAACGAAAACAACGTTCTATAAACTCGTAAAAGAATACGAGGCAATGGCGATCGACTAA
- a CDS encoding multidrug ABC transporter ATPase yields MDDESRKIVNGNMANSMEEVKLLGKQMENMRDDQQLVEDDRIPDPRQFDDKDKN; encoded by the coding sequence ATGGACGATGAATCAAGAAAGATTGTAAATGGGAATATGGCCAATTCAATGGAAGAAGTAAAACTCCTCGGAAAGCAAATGGAAAATATGAGAGATGATCAACAACTAGTAGAGGATGACCGCATTCCAGATCCGCGGCAATTCGATGACAAAGACAAAAATTAA
- a CDS encoding DMT family transporter yields the protein MKFPPQLLLILATILWGGNFVIGRAVAGDIPPITLAFLRWCTAFIVFLPIVYRRTKKEWSMLKAHWPIVVILALTGVACFNTLVYIGVHYTTSINASLMNSSTPIIIYILSFIFLKEHLTKFQLLGTGLSLLGVLFIISGGSIESIVAFTFNKGDLVVLMAVFCWSVYSLLIKQFAGRLPGYSTFLVTIAIGAIMLVPFTVYELLKTTTTIYWSFSTISAILYVGIIASIVAFLSWNSGVVSLGANKASIYLNFIPLFASIFAVIFLGEDVLPAQIIGGLAIVGGVLLTNKK from the coding sequence ATGAAATTCCCTCCGCAGCTTCTGCTCATACTCGCCACGATCTTATGGGGTGGAAACTTTGTTATTGGACGTGCTGTTGCTGGCGATATTCCGCCAATAACACTCGCGTTCCTGCGCTGGTGCACAGCATTTATTGTCTTTTTACCAATTGTTTATAGACGCACGAAAAAAGAATGGTCAATGCTTAAAGCTCACTGGCCAATTGTAGTTATTTTAGCGTTAACAGGGGTGGCTTGCTTTAATACTCTCGTTTACATCGGCGTGCACTATACAACATCCATTAATGCGTCACTAATGAATTCATCCACGCCAATTATTATTTACATACTATCGTTCATTTTCTTGAAAGAACATTTAACAAAGTTCCAACTTCTTGGCACAGGACTATCTTTACTAGGGGTATTATTCATTATTTCAGGTGGCTCTATTGAAAGTATTGTTGCCTTTACATTTAATAAGGGGGATTTGGTCGTTTTAATGGCAGTGTTTTGTTGGAGCGTTTATTCCCTTCTTATTAAACAGTTTGCAGGACGTCTACCAGGCTATTCAACATTCCTTGTCACGATAGCAATTGGAGCAATTATGCTAGTACCATTTACCGTTTATGAGCTGTTGAAAACAACAACGACGATTTACTGGTCGTTTTCTACGATTAGCGCCATTTTATATGTTGGCATTATCGCATCAATTGTCGCCTTTCTTAGTTGGAATAGCGGGGTTGTATCACTCGGAGCAAATAAAGCGAGTATTTATCTAAATTTCATTCCTCTATTTGCATCTATTTTTGCTGTCATCTTCCTTGGAGAAGACGTTTTGCCAGCACAAATTATTGGTGGCCTAGCTATTGTAGGCGGCGTATTACTAACGAATAAAAAATAA
- the queG gene encoding tRNA epoxyqueuosine(34) reductase QueG has translation MNVQQLQADLIEYAKSIGVDKIGFTIAAPFHELKNRLRRQQELGFQSGFEESDVELRTEPLRLLKDAESIVAIAIAYPSRMQDAPQGKKGERRGIFCRASWGVDYHTAVRERLQLLEAWLTERVPGVNMKSMVDTGELVDRAVAERAGIGWSGKNCSIITPEFGSYVYLGELMTNIPFAPDTPMEDECGDCTLCIDVCPTGAIVGPGQLNSQRCIAFLTQTKGFLPEEFRGKIGNRLYGCDTCQTVCPKNKGKLNWIHDEFKPDPELAKPLLQPLLKISNKEFKAKFGHVSGSWRGKKPIQRNAILALAHFKEVTAVPELIELLQRDERPVIRGTAAWALGKIGGVGVEEVLLDAKAREQDTEVLAEIDKGLALLTI, from the coding sequence ATGAATGTCCAACAGCTACAGGCCGATTTAATTGAATATGCAAAGTCCATAGGCGTAGATAAAATTGGCTTCACAATAGCTGCCCCGTTTCATGAGCTGAAAAATCGTTTGCGCCGCCAGCAGGAGCTCGGTTTCCAGTCTGGCTTTGAGGAGTCTGATGTTGAGCTGCGAACAGAGCCGCTTCGCTTACTTAAAGATGCGGAAAGCATAGTAGCGATTGCAATTGCCTATCCGTCGCGCATGCAGGATGCGCCACAAGGAAAGAAGGGCGAGCGTCGCGGTATTTTTTGCCGTGCGTCCTGGGGTGTGGATTATCATACCGCCGTTCGTGAACGTCTGCAGTTACTGGAAGCTTGGCTAACGGAGCGCGTACCGGGTGTGAACATGAAGTCAATGGTTGATACGGGAGAGCTTGTCGACCGTGCTGTTGCTGAACGTGCAGGTATTGGCTGGAGCGGCAAAAACTGCTCGATTATTACGCCCGAGTTCGGATCGTATGTGTATTTAGGCGAGCTAATGACGAACATCCCATTTGCACCGGATACCCCGATGGAGGATGAATGTGGGGATTGTACACTTTGTATTGATGTTTGTCCGACGGGTGCCATTGTTGGACCGGGTCAACTGAATTCACAGCGTTGCATTGCCTTTCTAACACAAACAAAGGGCTTTTTGCCGGAAGAGTTTCGTGGGAAAATTGGCAACCGCTTGTACGGCTGTGATACGTGCCAAACCGTGTGTCCGAAAAATAAAGGGAAGCTAAATTGGATTCATGATGAATTCAAGCCTGATCCAGAGTTGGCGAAGCCGCTATTACAGCCATTACTCAAAATTTCAAATAAAGAATTCAAAGCGAAATTTGGCCATGTTTCCGGATCATGGCGCGGCAAGAAACCGATACAGCGAAATGCCATTTTAGCACTTGCACATTTTAAGGAAGTCACAGCTGTGCCAGAATTAATTGAGCTTTTGCAGCGTGATGAACGTCCGGTAATTCGTGGGACGGCTGCGTGGGCACTTGGGAAAATTGGCGGTGTGGGTGTTGAGGAAGTACTGCTTGATGCAAAGGCGCGCGAGCAGGACACGGAAGTGCTTGCTGAAATTGATAAAGGGCTTGCGCTGTTAACTATTTAA